A genomic stretch from Psilocybe cubensis strain MGC-MH-2018 chromosome 1, whole genome shotgun sequence includes:
- a CDS encoding Guanine nucleotide-binding protein alpha-4 subunit, protein MPKAKFEHPHARRRTLSDPLAAALLPPPDESPIDREVRLRAEIDAKKVSDSIDDMIRIERNERKKSKTEVNVLLLGQSESGKSTTLKQFQLLHSPSAFHAERIAWRAVIYLNLVRSVRRILDALAPEESDVLDEHDDGDSLETASVIITSNGRPPSAILGTRVSNYDSYRRKLEPLIDLEERLIRLLSSPDEDEATHLGPPCPGWDSYGHRANENMPPPSHFSPSISSNGRPAPTITIPLKKQTSSSAGVKSNGLYPNIPSLKGKEIVVHTSTNWKKAFSLGNKSKSPKSAHSGEIEGWWEDPDDPVHTLNACAPAMQEMWRDPQVRKRLQEKRLRLEESSGFYLDEIPRITAKKYIPTDADVLKARLKTMGVVEHTFSIPSGSNRGVEWRIYDVGGARNQRQAWAPYFEDVNAIIFLAPISVFDQVLAEDPHVNRLEDSLLLWKAVVSNKLLANVNIVLFLNKCDLLQAKLEAGVRLNHHMISYGDRPNDYDSVSKYFRNKFGVIHQSYSPNKERELYTHFTAVTDTRRTSVIISAVRDIIIKGNLRNMRLV, encoded by the exons ATGCCCAAGGCAAAGTTCGAGCATCCCCACGCTCGTCGCAGGACTCTCTCAGATCCTCTCGCCGCCGccctcctcccccctccAGATGAGTCTCCCATTGACAGAGAGGTCCGCCTCAGGGCAGAGATAGATGCGAAGAAAGTCAGCGACTCTATCGACGACATGATTCGAATCGAGAGGAACGAGCGCAAAAAGTCAAAGACAGAGGTCAATGTCTTGTTGCTTGGTCAGTCGGAGTCGGGTAAGAGTACCACTCTTAAAC AATTCCAGTTGTTGCATTCGCCTTCTGCATTCCATGCCGAGAGGATTGCCTGGAGAGCTGTCATTTATTTGAATCTCGTTCGTTCTGTCAGACG CATATTGGATGCGCTTGCCCCAGAGGAGTCCGATGTCCTCGACGAACATGATGACGGGGATTCATTAGAAACAGCTTCGGTCATAATTACTTCCAATGGTCGCCCGCCGTCGGCAATTCTAGGCACTCGAGTGTCTAACTATGACAGCTATCGGCGAAAGCTCGAGCCTCTAATTGATCTAGAAGAACGCCTTATACGCCTGCTGTCCTCTccggatgaagacgaggcgACACATCTAGGACCTCCGTGTCCCGGTTGGGATTCTTATGGTCACAGGGCCAACGAAAATATGCCTCCTCCCTCCCACTTTTCTCCCAGTATTAGCTCAAACGGACGGCCAGCGCCGACAATCACCATACCTCTCAAAAAGCAGACTTCGTCGTCTGCTGGAGTTAAATCCAACGGTCtatatcccaatattccttCATTGAAAGGCAAGGAGATTGTCGTTCATACTTCTACGAACTGGAAGAAGGCCTTTTCTCTTGGGAATAAATCTAAAAGTCCTAAAAGCGCCCATTCTGGCGAAATTGAAGGATGGTGGGAAGATCCAGATGATCCTGTTCATACCTTAAACGCATGCGCACCTGCTATGCAGGAGATGTGGCGGGATCCTCAAGTTCGAAAACGTCTTCAAGAGAAACGGTTGCGATTAGAAGAGAGCAGCGGCTT TTATCTTGACGAAATCCCAAGAATTACTGCCAAGAAGTACATTCCCACCGATG CGGATGTTCTCAAGGCAAGATTGAAAACTATGGGGGTGGTGGAGCACACTTTTTCAATCCCATCGGGCAGCAACAGAGGGGTTGAGTGGCGTATCTATGATGTTGGCGGCGCTCGTAACCAACGTCAAGCATGGGCTCCTTATTTTGAGGATG TGAATGCCATTATATTTCTTGCACCGATATCCGTTTTTGATCAG GTTCTTGCTGAG GATCCTCATGTCAATCGACTGGAGGATTCACTGTTGCTGTGGAAAGCTGTTGTTTCCAACAAATTGCTTGCCAACGTTAACATCGTCCTATTTTTAAATAAATGTGACCTTCTTCAG GCCAAATTGGAAGCTGGGGTGAGACTTAATCACCACATGATCTCCTATGGCGATAGACCAAACGATTATGATTCCGTATCAAAAT ATTTCCGCAACAAGTTTGGTGTCATACATCAGTCATATTCACCTAATAAGGAACGAGAGCTGTACA CTCATTTCACCGCCGTCACCGATACCAGGAGAACGTCGGTCATCATATCTGCAg TTCGCGACATTATCATCAAAGGAAACCTCCGGAATATGCGACTCGTTTAA